From the Nitrospiria bacterium genome, the window TATCTCAAGTACCCCGGCCCCTTGAATCCCATCTTCTTTTAATTGAAGTAAAGCTTCATTGGCTTGGTGAAGCATGAAGGTTTCGGTGTGGGTCTGGATAGGGATCTCCTCCGCGAGATGAAGGAGGGCTTCTCCGTCTTGGCGGGTATTGGCCGTCACACTGATCAGGTTTTTCTCATGAAAAAGATGTTGTTCATAGTTTAAGGAGGGAATATCTGTGAGGTAGACGCCTGCTAGGGCCAGGGTTCCTCCTTTGTCCAGCGCTTCGAGGGCCACGGGAACCAACTCCCCCACTGGGGCAAAAAGAATGGCTGCATTGAGTTTTTCAGGAGGACGATCGGTGGCTCCTCCTACCCAATGAGCCCCTAATTGCAAGGCTAGCTCCCGGTGTTTTTCCCCTCGGGTGGCGACATATACCTGGCAACCCCAGTGTCTTGCAATCTGGATGACCACATGGGCTGAAGCCCCAAACCCATAAAGTCCCAGCCGTTCCCCTTTTCGAATACAGGTACGATGAAGGGCCCGATAACCGATGATCCCAGCGCAAAGCAGAGGTGCTGCTTGTTTCGAAGGGAGTTCCGGAGGGATTGGATAAATAAAGTCCTCCTTGGCGATCAAAAATTCAGAATACCCCCCATCCACATCGTATCCGGTAAAGACCGGATTTTCGCAAAGGTTTTCTTCGTCCCGGTGGCAATACAGACACCGTCCACAAGAGGAAAATAACCAGGCCACACCTACCCGGTCTCCAACTTTAAAACGATGGGTGTCTGTGCCGGCTTGCCTGATATAACCGACCACCTGGTGGCCTGGAACCACGGGAGATTGATGAGGGGGCAGGTCCCCCTCGATGATGTGCAAATCGGTGCGGCAGATGGCACAAACCGCTACCTCAATGAGGACTTCCCCTTTTTGAGGTTTCCGCGACGTTTTTTCAATCAGGCGTAAGGGCTTTTCTTTCATGGGGGCCCGTTGGGCCAGGATCATTGCTCTCATGGGAAAAACCTTTTTAAGGGCATTGAAACCAAACAAGAAAATTATACAGGACATGGATTGGTTAAGGAAAGGCTCTTTTATGGTTCGGGTTTAATAAAAGGATTGCGGAATTTTTTCCGGTATTGTAGAAATAAAAAAGCCTGTTTTTTTTCGAGTGGACCATTAAATGTATTTGAATGTAAAAGTCACCCCAAAATCTTCTAAAAATAGGATTTCCGGGTGGGTGGGAAAAACCTTGAAAATATGCGTCACCGCGGCTCCAGAGAAAGGGAAGGCCAATGATGCCATGATCACTGTTTTATCTAAAGCCTTGGAGATATCCAAGTCCCAAATCCGGTTGGTCCGGGGAGAGACTTCTTCCCAAAAGGTGGTTGATATTGACGGGGGGGAGGATTTGGATCTCCTTCAACGGTTGGAGGAGCATCTCAAAAGAGACCCGCCCTAGCCGGAATTAAGAGAGAGTTCTCATTTGAGAGGCTTTTGCAAATAATTCGTCCGGTTCTTTGGCGTCTTCTGGAAAATTACTGTAGCCAACACGAACGACCAGGGGAGTGACCTTTCCGGAGTCTACACTTTTCAATTTCACCTCAGAAACATTTCGGGATAACCGGGAAATAGCTTCATAGGCCCGCTCCCCGGTATCGGGCATCAGAATGGCAAATTTGATCTTTTCCACTCGCACAATGATGTCCACATTCCGAAAGGTTTCCCGGACAATCCCTGCAATTTGTTTCACCAAATCTTTTCGGGCGGGTCGATCCAATTGTTGGAAAGCCTTTTGTTGGTCATCCACCTCCATGATAATGAGTGTGAGGTTTCTTTGATAACGCTCTGCCCTTTGGACCTCTTCGGGTAACCGAAGTTGAAGATAGCGGTTGTTTTTTAATCCGGTGGTCTCATCAATGGTAATCAGGGCTTGACGGGATTTAAACTCTTGGGCTTGGACCAGTGATTTGCCAACATAATTTGCATATTTTTCCAAAATTTCCATATCATCAACGTGAAAAGAAGTGCAGGAAAAAGAATTATACATGAGTTTATTGTATGCCGTGAGTGTCCCAATCGGTTGATCGTTTCCGAATAAAACAGTTGATAAAGCAGAACGGTAGGGAAACGATTCAGGGGATGGAAACTCTGACTCTTCCAGATTGGGAATGGAGAGGGTGTTCTTTGTTTCAAAAACCTTGGAGGCGATCAGGCGATCTAAATTAACCAATTCCTGATCAATTTCATCCCGATGAAGTCCATAGGTGGAACCTACCAATAGCCCTTTCCCGCCCGGATCGGCAATTCTTAAAACAACGGCCTCAGCATCCATGATCATGGCCGCGGAACCGGTGGCAAATCGAAGAACTTTATCCCGGTCATTAGTGGACAATAATTCCAGACCTTCCTCGTTTACAACAGTTAGCTTTAAAACCTTTTGTGACATGCGGTGCCGTTCAACATCACTTGCAACCGCCGAAGCCAGCAGGTCACACAAATCTTTTCCCAGTTTTAAAGTCTTCATGGGAAGCCGGGGGAGATTGTCAAATTCAAGATGAATGACCCCCACCATTTCAGAAGAGGTGGAAATGGGAAGGGACAAGGTGGCTGGCCAGGTGCCCATCTCCTGTTCGGGAGGAAGAACGGCATTAGGGTCTTGTTTGAGGTAAAAAGGATGATTGAAATGAGCGGTTTGACCGATGACCCCGGTTCCTTTTCTAATCCGCATCAAACCGATCATTTGGGGAGAATAATGAGTGGTGGCCTGGAGCATTAAATCATCGCTATAGGGATCCTTCACAAAAACAGATCCCCTTAAAGAGGATAGTCCTTCAGTAATTTTTCCCAAACTTTTTTGAAGTTTCTGTTGAATGGGAAATTTTGAATCCATGATTTCCCGTACTTCTTTGCGAAGGGCTTCTGTTAGGGAGGCTTCCCGAATATCCTTGAGGGTCAGTAATTTTTTAATAGGCCTGATCAGTTGAGGCGACATTTTCGATAAAAAATCAAGATCCTGTTCGTGAAACGGAGCAGAATCCGTTCCACGATAAAGAAAAAGAACCCCCAGGAGTTGATTATCCTCTCGGATAGGGATCCCAATGAGGGCGGTTACTTCTTCTCCATCCAGAAGCTCTTGTTCCCATAAGGAGAGTTCCCCTTTAGGTAAGAGGAAAGGCTGGCCAGTCCGGGCGATATGACTGATGACCCCCTTTCCCCCTTTTAAAAGAACTTCGGGGGGATGCCATTTGGGAGCCACCCCACTTTCCCTGGCCATAGCCAAAAACACCCTTTTTTCATCCTCTTCCAGTAGGAAAAGCTCTGCCCCTTCGGCATTGGTCGCCAACAGAGTGCTGTCTAATAGGTACCGGTAAAATTCCTCCTCATCGCTTGCTAAATCAATCTCCCCAAGGGGACCTTTGAAATGTTCAAGAAGGTAGGCCTGTCTTTTGGCAAAATCTTCCGAGGTTTTTGCAGGAATTTTTTTTAAGGAATGGTTCAGTTGAAAGACCGAATCCCTGGAGATTTCCACAGGGGCTCCTAATTGATAAAGATCGCGGTGAAGATTCGGGTTCCCTGAGGCATCAATGATTTGACGCACTCCGGTTCTGCCTTTCAGATCGGATATTCGTTGACTGAGTTCAATGTGAAGGGATTCGTTGAAGCTGAAACCGTAATCTTTGAGATGAAAGACCAGGGCACCACGGTCCGGTTCAATGATGAGAGCGGAATCATGGGTTCCCTCTTCAACCAAAAGGGCCAATGTTTCCAGTCCCCGTTGGTTTCCCCCTACAAGGGCGATGCAATTCCGGGTTTCATTCATCCTGTAATCTCTTTGAGGAGTCCCTTTTTTTGGAGATGATGAAGAAAATGGATAATTTCTTTTCCCTGTCCATTGGGAGAGATTTCCATAGTCGGTTCATCACCTGAAGTGGGTGCAGAATGGGTAGAGGGTGGATTTTTCCGGTCATTAGAACGTTTCATTCCCTCCGCAATTAAGGAATGAATATCTTTGGAGATAGTTTCTTCATCGTTGTTGGAGATTTCCCCTACCGAAAATTTTGCCCCCTTCCAACCCAACAGTTCAAAAAGGGCCTCTTCCCCTTCTTGGGACCCCATACAGGCACCGCTGACCCTACCTTGCCGAAAGTAAATTTCGCCGGTTTGTTCTCCCCGGACTAATTTTACCTTGCAGCTTCGCTTATTCATGGAAAGGACCTGTAGGATATCTGTCAGGGACATATCCTGTAAGATCCCGCTTGGGGATGAGACCTCAGGGGAAAGGGTTTTTTGACGTTGTTCATGCCTTCTTAGATTTTTCTCTACCTTAGCCAACAAATCATCAAATGCGTAGGGCTTGGGCATGTAATCACTCATTCCAAAATCCTGGGAATAGTACTCAACGGGAAGGGTTTCTGTAGAGGTCAGAAAAATAAAAGGAATTTCAATCATATTAGGGATTTTATTGAGCAGTTTTTTGAATTCCCAACCATTGATTTCGGACATCATCACATCGGTGATAATTAAATCAGGCCGAACAATGATTGCGGTTACCACGGCATCTTTAATTTTTTCTGCGGTATAAACCCGGTAGCCGGATTGAGAAAACCGGAGCTCAAGGACCTTGAGGAGACGGGGGTTATCATCAGCGATTAGAATCTTTGTTTTGGCGATCGTTTCTATGACGTATCCCCTTGTTGAAAAAAGCTTTTTAGTTGTAATTCAATATACAAGCAACCCTAAAACCTGTCAAGATTGAGGGAAAAGGGGAGCGGGACTAAATAATGGGAAAGCCTTTCAAATTTTTTCTTTTCTGGAGATCTTAACAAGGGTGCCAGGATACAATAGGATAAGCGGAGATGAGGTTC encodes:
- a CDS encoding zinc-dependent alcohol dehydrogenase family protein, giving the protein MRAMILAQRAPMKEKPLRLIEKTSRKPQKGEVLIEVAVCAICRTDLHIIEGDLPPHQSPVVPGHQVVGYIRQAGTDTHRFKVGDRVGVAWLFSSCGRCLYCHRDEENLCENPVFTGYDVDGGYSEFLIAKEDFIYPIPPELPSKQAAPLLCAGIIGYRALHRTCIRKGERLGLYGFGASAHVVIQIARHWGCQVYVATRGEKHRELALQLGAHWVGGATDRPPEKLNAAILFAPVGELVPVALEALDKGGTLALAGVYLTDIPSLNYEQHLFHEKNLISVTANTRQDGEALLHLAEEIPIQTHTETFMLHQANEALLQLKEDGIQGAGVLEIKREK
- a CDS encoding DUF167 domain-containing protein, which gives rise to MYLNVKVTPKSSKNRISGWVGKTLKICVTAAPEKGKANDAMITVLSKALEISKSQIRLVRGETSSQKVVDIDGGEDLDLLQRLEEHLKRDPP
- a CDS encoding sensor domain-containing diguanylate cyclase, with amino-acid sequence MNETRNCIALVGGNQRGLETLALLVEEGTHDSALIIEPDRGALVFHLKDYGFSFNESLHIELSQRISDLKGRTGVRQIIDASGNPNLHRDLYQLGAPVEISRDSVFQLNHSLKKIPAKTSEDFAKRQAYLLEHFKGPLGEIDLASDEEEFYRYLLDSTLLATNAEGAELFLLEEDEKRVFLAMARESGVAPKWHPPEVLLKGGKGVISHIARTGQPFLLPKGELSLWEQELLDGEEVTALIGIPIREDNQLLGVLFLYRGTDSAPFHEQDLDFLSKMSPQLIRPIKKLLTLKDIREASLTEALRKEVREIMDSKFPIQQKLQKSLGKITEGLSSLRGSVFVKDPYSDDLMLQATTHYSPQMIGLMRIRKGTGVIGQTAHFNHPFYLKQDPNAVLPPEQEMGTWPATLSLPISTSSEMVGVIHLEFDNLPRLPMKTLKLGKDLCDLLASAVASDVERHRMSQKVLKLTVVNEEGLELLSTNDRDKVLRFATGSAAMIMDAEAVVLRIADPGGKGLLVGSTYGLHRDEIDQELVNLDRLIASKVFETKNTLSIPNLEESEFPSPESFPYRSALSTVLFGNDQPIGTLTAYNKLMYNSFSCTSFHVDDMEILEKYANYVGKSLVQAQEFKSRQALITIDETTGLKNNRYLQLRLPEEVQRAERYQRNLTLIIMEVDDQQKAFQQLDRPARKDLVKQIAGIVRETFRNVDIIVRVEKIKFAILMPDTGERAYEAISRLSRNVSEVKLKSVDSGKVTPLVVRVGYSNFPEDAKEPDELFAKASQMRTLS
- a CDS encoding DUF4388 domain-containing protein; the protein is MTTKKLFSTRGYVIETIAKTKILIADDNPRLLKVLELRFSQSGYRVYTAEKIKDAVVTAIIVRPDLIITDVMMSEINGWEFKKLLNKIPNMIEIPFIFLTSTETLPVEYYSQDFGMSDYMPKPYAFDDLLAKVEKNLRRHEQRQKTLSPEVSSPSGILQDMSLTDILQVLSMNKRSCKVKLVRGEQTGEIYFRQGRVSGACMGSQEGEEALFELLGWKGAKFSVGEISNNDEETISKDIHSLIAEGMKRSNDRKNPPSTHSAPTSGDEPTMEISPNGQGKEIIHFLHHLQKKGLLKEITG